One Cuculus canorus isolate bCucCan1 chromosome 1, bCucCan1.pri, whole genome shotgun sequence DNA segment encodes these proteins:
- the RSPH1 gene encoding radial spoke head 1 homolog isoform X3: MSDLSSEEESEEPEDTLGEYEGERNPEGERHGRGKARLPNGDTYDGEYEHGLRSGQGTYRFRNGARYIGGYLQNKKHGQGTFYYPDGSIYEGDWVNDQRHGYGKYTYANGDIYTGEWFNDNRHGQGTYIYKDTESKYIGGWVNGNQEGEAELIHLNHRFKGKFVNGNPVGYGKYIFDIGCEQHGEYVKAEQGKEEEEEDEDSSLLVVPKWKASEITKFTLWTPRVENPPSPKEASLVEATTAEAGEEQAVEEATAVTEEEKVPSITVTEESAEGRDDEFSLHEASSELFSPAKDAGEENVRSREEEENKDQEDDEDQDDEDL; the protein is encoded by the exons ATGTCGGACCTGAGCTCCGAAGAGGAAAGCGAGGAGCCCGAAGACACCCTGGGG GAGTATGAAGGTGAACGCAATCCAGAAGGTGAGCGACATGGACGTGGAAAAGCACGTCTACCCAATGGTGATACGTACGATGGAGAATATGAACATGGTCTCAGAAGTGGACAG GGGACCTACAGATTTAGAAATGGTGCTCGCTACATTGGAGGatatcttcaaaacaaaaagcatggCCAGGGTACTTTTTATTATCCAGATGGATCCATATATGAAG GAGACTGGGTGAATGACCAGAGACACGGCTATGGAAAGTATACGTACGCAAATGGAGACATCTATACTGGAGAATGGTTTAACGACAATAG gcACGGTCAAGGTACATATATCTACAAAGACACAGAATCTAAGTATATCGGTGGTTGGGTAAATGGAAACCAGGAAGGAGAAGCTGAACTTATCCACCTAAACCATAGATTTAAGGGCAAGTTTGTGAATGGAAAT CCTGTAGGTTATGGCAAATACATCTTTGATATTGGATGTGAGCAGCATGGTGAATACGTAAAAGCAGAGCAG GgtaaagaggaggaagaagaagatgaagactCCTCATTACTTGTTGTACCAAAATGGAAAGCATCAGAAATCACCAAATTTACGCTCTGGACTCCCCGTGTGGAAAACCCACCTTCTCCCAAAGAAGCCTCCCTAGTGGAAGCAacaacagcagaagcaggagaagaacAAGCAGTGGAAGAGGCAACAGCAGtaactgaagaagagaaagtacCATCAATTACAG TCACTGAGGAGTCTGCTGAGGGTAGGGATGATGAGTTTTCTCTTCATGAAGCATCAAGTGAACTTTTTAGCCCAGCAAAggatgcaggagaggaaaatgtgagaagcagagaggaagaagaaaacaaagatcaGGAGGATGACGAGGATCAGGATGATGAAG
- the RSPH1 gene encoding radial spoke head 1 homolog isoform X1: MSDLSSEEESEEPEDTLGEYEGERNPEGERHGRGKARLPNGDTYDGEYEHGLRSGQGTYRFRNGARYIGGYLQNKKHGQGTFYYPDGSIYEGDWVNDQRHGYGKYTYANGDIYTGEWFNDNRHGQGTYIYKDTESKYIGGWVNGNQEGEAELIHLNHRFKGKFVNGNPVGYGKYIFDIGCEQHGEYVKAEQGKEEEEEDEDSSLLVVPKWKASEITKFTLWTPRVENPPSPKEASLVEATTAEAGEEQAVEEATAVTEEEKVPSITVTEESAEGRDDEFSLHEASSELFSPAKDAGEENVRSREEEENKDQEDDEDQDDEGTTSLEDKEDESKEAE; the protein is encoded by the exons ATGTCGGACCTGAGCTCCGAAGAGGAAAGCGAGGAGCCCGAAGACACCCTGGGG GAGTATGAAGGTGAACGCAATCCAGAAGGTGAGCGACATGGACGTGGAAAAGCACGTCTACCCAATGGTGATACGTACGATGGAGAATATGAACATGGTCTCAGAAGTGGACAG GGGACCTACAGATTTAGAAATGGTGCTCGCTACATTGGAGGatatcttcaaaacaaaaagcatggCCAGGGTACTTTTTATTATCCAGATGGATCCATATATGAAG GAGACTGGGTGAATGACCAGAGACACGGCTATGGAAAGTATACGTACGCAAATGGAGACATCTATACTGGAGAATGGTTTAACGACAATAG gcACGGTCAAGGTACATATATCTACAAAGACACAGAATCTAAGTATATCGGTGGTTGGGTAAATGGAAACCAGGAAGGAGAAGCTGAACTTATCCACCTAAACCATAGATTTAAGGGCAAGTTTGTGAATGGAAAT CCTGTAGGTTATGGCAAATACATCTTTGATATTGGATGTGAGCAGCATGGTGAATACGTAAAAGCAGAGCAG GgtaaagaggaggaagaagaagatgaagactCCTCATTACTTGTTGTACCAAAATGGAAAGCATCAGAAATCACCAAATTTACGCTCTGGACTCCCCGTGTGGAAAACCCACCTTCTCCCAAAGAAGCCTCCCTAGTGGAAGCAacaacagcagaagcaggagaagaacAAGCAGTGGAAGAGGCAACAGCAGtaactgaagaagagaaagtacCATCAATTACAG TCACTGAGGAGTCTGCTGAGGGTAGGGATGATGAGTTTTCTCTTCATGAAGCATCAAGTGAACTTTTTAGCCCAGCAAAggatgcaggagaggaaaatgtgagaagcagagaggaagaagaaaacaaagatcaGGAGGATGACGAGGATCAGGATGATGAAG
- the RSPH1 gene encoding radial spoke head 1 homolog isoform X2, with amino-acid sequence MSDLSSEEESEEPEDTLGEYEGERNPEGERHGRGKARLPNGDTYDGEYEHGLRSGQGTYRFRNGARYIGGYLQNKKHGQGTFYYPDGSIYEGDWVNDQRHGYGKYTYANGDIYTGEWFNDNRHGQGTYIYKDTESKYIGGWVNGNQEGEAELIHLNHRFKGKFVNGNPVGYGKYIFDIGCEQHGEYVKAEQGKEEEEEDEDSSLLVVPKWKASEITKFTLWTPRVENPPSPKEASLVEATTAEAGEEQAVEEATAVTEEEKVPSITVTEESAEGRDDEFSLHEASSELFSPAKDAGEENVRSREEEENKDQEDDEDQDDEARSLTLSSS; translated from the exons ATGTCGGACCTGAGCTCCGAAGAGGAAAGCGAGGAGCCCGAAGACACCCTGGGG GAGTATGAAGGTGAACGCAATCCAGAAGGTGAGCGACATGGACGTGGAAAAGCACGTCTACCCAATGGTGATACGTACGATGGAGAATATGAACATGGTCTCAGAAGTGGACAG GGGACCTACAGATTTAGAAATGGTGCTCGCTACATTGGAGGatatcttcaaaacaaaaagcatggCCAGGGTACTTTTTATTATCCAGATGGATCCATATATGAAG GAGACTGGGTGAATGACCAGAGACACGGCTATGGAAAGTATACGTACGCAAATGGAGACATCTATACTGGAGAATGGTTTAACGACAATAG gcACGGTCAAGGTACATATATCTACAAAGACACAGAATCTAAGTATATCGGTGGTTGGGTAAATGGAAACCAGGAAGGAGAAGCTGAACTTATCCACCTAAACCATAGATTTAAGGGCAAGTTTGTGAATGGAAAT CCTGTAGGTTATGGCAAATACATCTTTGATATTGGATGTGAGCAGCATGGTGAATACGTAAAAGCAGAGCAG GgtaaagaggaggaagaagaagatgaagactCCTCATTACTTGTTGTACCAAAATGGAAAGCATCAGAAATCACCAAATTTACGCTCTGGACTCCCCGTGTGGAAAACCCACCTTCTCCCAAAGAAGCCTCCCTAGTGGAAGCAacaacagcagaagcaggagaagaacAAGCAGTGGAAGAGGCAACAGCAGtaactgaagaagagaaagtacCATCAATTACAG TCACTGAGGAGTCTGCTGAGGGTAGGGATGATGAGTTTTCTCTTCATGAAGCATCAAGTGAACTTTTTAGCCCAGCAAAggatgcaggagaggaaaatgtgagaagcagagaggaagaagaaaacaaagatcaGGAGGATGACGAGGATCAGGATGATGAAG